From the genome of Segatella hominis, one region includes:
- a CDS encoding glycoside hydrolase family 28 protein, with protein sequence MPFVALAKDFLVVDFGAKGNGVTDDASAIQKTIDACSQAGGGNVVFSANHTFLSGPVELKSNVNIVLETHSVWKANPDESIYRKSAFGKNEGEGMMWIWAKDIENLSFSGHGTIHGNGIQFMGAELFDSYELKPVTTFDPRPHVLTLIGVKNLSIRDITICEGAYWTVHLIGCDGALIDGINLLNNLKIRNGDGIDIDHSKNVRIANCHITSGDDAICLKNRREFEEYGSCHDIVVTNCVMESRSCTVKIGSENMDSIYHVVIDNCVIKGSNRGLGIQNRDEGTVTDVVFSNIILDCHLWSDVWWGKAEPIYVTSYPRANGNHKDANWRFTKGQTVGKCGEVSRIYFNNIYATSENGCFIGGDTKDKVRDIYLNNVHLNLKKVTSYDGGVYDKRPCRGEGFIYNKVYGVYVEQATNVEVDDLKVIADPKINYGGKTFGIDD encoded by the coding sequence ATGCCGTTTGTTGCTTTGGCCAAAGATTTTCTCGTAGTGGATTTTGGAGCTAAAGGCAATGGGGTGACAGATGATGCTTCTGCCATTCAGAAAACCATCGACGCTTGTTCGCAAGCAGGAGGAGGCAATGTCGTTTTCTCTGCTAATCATACATTTCTTTCTGGACCAGTCGAATTGAAGTCTAATGTCAATATAGTCCTGGAAACCCATTCCGTCTGGAAAGCGAATCCTGATGAAAGCATCTATCGGAAAAGTGCCTTTGGTAAGAATGAAGGTGAAGGTATGATGTGGATTTGGGCTAAGGATATAGAAAATCTGTCTTTCTCTGGACATGGTACGATTCATGGCAATGGTATTCAGTTTATGGGAGCAGAGTTGTTTGATAGTTATGAGCTGAAACCTGTAACAACCTTCGATCCTCGTCCTCATGTCCTCACGCTGATAGGTGTGAAGAATCTGTCTATCCGTGATATTACGATTTGTGAAGGTGCCTATTGGACAGTTCATCTGATAGGCTGTGATGGTGCTTTGATAGATGGAATTAATCTTCTGAATAATCTGAAAATACGCAATGGTGATGGTATTGATATTGATCATAGCAAGAATGTACGTATTGCCAACTGTCATATTACGAGTGGTGATGATGCCATTTGTCTGAAAAACCGACGTGAGTTTGAGGAGTATGGTTCTTGTCATGACATCGTAGTGACCAATTGCGTGATGGAAAGTCGCAGTTGTACAGTCAAGATAGGCAGCGAGAATATGGATTCCATCTATCATGTGGTGATAGACAATTGTGTGATCAAGGGCAGTAACCGTGGTTTGGGTATCCAGAATCGTGATGAAGGTACTGTGACGGATGTGGTCTTCTCTAATATTATTTTAGATTGTCATCTTTGGAGTGATGTCTGGTGGGGAAAGGCGGAACCTATCTATGTGACTTCTTATCCTCGTGCCAATGGTAATCATAAGGATGCCAACTGGCGTTTCACTAAAGGACAGACCGTAGGTAAGTGTGGAGAAGTGAGCCGCATTTACTTCAATAATATTTATGCAACTTCTGAAAACGGGTGCTTTATCGGAGGAGATACTAAGGATAAAGTTCGCGATATTTATCTCAACAATGTTCATTTGAATCTGAAGAAAGTGACTTCTTACGATGGTGGCGTCTATGATAAGCGTCCATGTCGTGGTGAGGGCTTTATATATAATAAGGTATATGGAGTCTATGTGGAACAAGCCACCAATGTGGAGGTAGATGACCTGAAAGTAATTGCAGATCCTAAGATCAACTATGGCGGAAAGACTTTCGGCATAGATGATTAA
- the argC gene encoding N-acetyl-gamma-glutamyl-phosphate reductase, protein MIRVGILGAAGYTGGELIRLLINHPEAEIVFANSESNAGNLVTEVHEGLYGETDLKFTAEMPFDQVDVIFFCFGHGKSEAFLKEHNVPENVKIIDLAQDFRLAPETVVATQQPTPAAHDFVYGLPEINESKIATAQHVANPGCFATCIQLGLLPAAKMGLINSDVSVNAITGSTGAGQKPGATTHFSWRNNNMSIYKAFNHQHVPEICQSLKQTQGYLDAAIDFIPYRGDFARGIFATEVVKTDKPIEEIVAGYKEFYKDAKFTHYVDKAIDLKQVVNTNKCLVHVDKYGDKLLITSCIDNLLKGAVGQAVQNMNIMFGLDQTAGLKLKPSAF, encoded by the coding sequence ATGATTAGAGTAGGTATTTTAGGAGCAGCTGGTTATACAGGAGGTGAGTTGATTCGCCTCCTTATCAACCATCCTGAGGCAGAGATTGTATTCGCCAACAGCGAGAGTAACGCCGGCAACCTGGTGACTGAGGTTCACGAGGGATTGTATGGTGAAACTGATTTGAAGTTTACCGCCGAGATGCCTTTCGACCAGGTGGATGTCATCTTCTTCTGCTTCGGTCACGGCAAGAGCGAGGCGTTCCTGAAGGAGCACAATGTTCCGGAGAACGTGAAGATTATCGACCTGGCACAGGACTTCCGTCTTGCCCCAGAGACTGTGGTTGCTACCCAGCAGCCAACCCCAGCCGCTCACGATTTCGTATATGGTCTTCCAGAAATAAATGAATCTAAGATAGCCACAGCTCAGCACGTAGCAAACCCAGGTTGTTTTGCAACTTGCATTCAACTTGGTTTGTTGCCTGCTGCTAAGATGGGCCTCATCAACAGCGATGTTTCTGTTAACGCCATTACTGGTAGCACTGGCGCTGGTCAGAAACCAGGTGCCACTACCCATTTCTCATGGCGCAACAACAACATGAGCATCTACAAGGCATTCAACCATCAGCACGTGCCTGAGATTTGTCAGAGTCTGAAGCAGACACAAGGTTATCTCGATGCAGCCATCGACTTCATCCCTTACCGTGGTGACTTCGCCCGTGGTATCTTCGCTACAGAAGTTGTGAAGACCGATAAGCCAATCGAAGAAATCGTGGCTGGTTACAAGGAGTTCTACAAGGATGCCAAGTTTACCCACTATGTGGATAAGGCTATCGACCTGAAGCAGGTGGTAAATACCAACAAGTGCCTGGTTCATGTGGATAAGTATGGCGATAAGCTCCTCATCACTTCCTGCATCGACAATCTCTTGAAGGGTGCCGTAGGTCAGGCTGTTCAGAACATGAACATCATGTTTGGTCTCGACCAGACAGCAGGTTTGAAACTCAAGCCATCAGCATTTTAG
- a CDS encoding GNAT family N-acetyltransferase, whose amino-acid sequence MEEVKVMVADESHIKYIDTILTTIAEAAKKRGSGIAKRSPEYVATKMREAKAVIALQGEKFAGFSYIETWGNKHYVTTSGLIVHPDFRGLGLAKRIKNLTFTLARQRWPHAKIFSLTSGSAVMKMNTQLGYLPVTFADLTDDESFWRGCEGCINVDVLHRTNRKYCICTAMLFDPEEHLPIKLPQDVIERIRKIDGPSAEI is encoded by the coding sequence ATGGAAGAAGTTAAAGTAATGGTGGCTGACGAAAGTCACATCAAGTACATCGACACCATTCTGACTACAATTGCAGAAGCTGCAAAGAAGCGTGGTTCTGGTATCGCCAAGCGTTCACCAGAGTATGTTGCCACCAAGATGCGCGAAGCCAAGGCGGTCATCGCTCTCCAGGGCGAAAAGTTCGCAGGTTTCAGCTACATCGAAACATGGGGCAACAAGCACTATGTCACCACATCAGGTTTGATCGTTCATCCAGACTTCAGAGGTTTGGGATTGGCTAAACGTATCAAAAACTTGACCTTTACGCTTGCCCGACAGCGATGGCCTCATGCAAAAATCTTCTCTTTGACATCAGGTTCGGCTGTGATGAAAATGAACACCCAGTTGGGCTATCTTCCTGTCACATTCGCCGACCTGACCGATGATGAGTCTTTCTGGCGTGGTTGCGAGGGTTGCATCAACGTGGATGTCCTCCATCGCACCAACCGCAAATACTGCATCTGCACCGCCATGCTCTTCGACCCAGAGGAACATCTTCCTATCAAACTTCCTCAGGACGTGATAGAGAGAATCCGCAAGATTGACGGTCCATCTGCAGAGATTTAA
- a CDS encoding inositol-3-phosphate synthase: MKQNNVKPADGKLGIMVVGCGAVATTFMTGVLMTRKGLTKPVGSMTQYDKIRVGRGADKQYLHYQDIVPLAKLDDIVFGTWDVYPQNAYQAAMYAEVLKEKDINPVKDELEKIVPMKAAFDKNYAKRLTGDNVKDCKTRWEMVEALRQDIRDFKEKNGCARIVVIWAASTEIYVPVDEKIHGTLAALEEAMKADDREHVAPSMCYAYAALTEGAPFIMGAPNTTVDIPAMWELAEKTKMPIAGKDFKTGQTLVKSGFAPMIGARCLGLSGWFSTNILGNRDGLVLDEPANFHTKEVSKLSTLETILKPDVQPDLYGHGNDEDTQYYHKVRINYYPPRNDNKEGWDNIDIFGWMGYPMQIKINFLCRDSILAAPLLLDLTLLSDLAARAGRYGIQRFLSFFLKAPMHDYTQGEEAVNNLYQQYTMLKNAIREMGGYEADEEID; encoded by the coding sequence ATGAAACAAAACAATGTAAAGCCAGCAGATGGCAAACTTGGTATTATGGTTGTAGGTTGTGGTGCTGTTGCCACTACTTTTATGACTGGTGTGTTGATGACTCGCAAAGGCTTGACAAAGCCTGTTGGTTCTATGACTCAGTATGATAAGATTCGTGTGGGGCGTGGTGCAGACAAGCAGTATTTGCATTATCAGGACATCGTGCCTCTCGCAAAATTGGATGATATCGTGTTTGGTACTTGGGATGTTTATCCACAGAATGCCTACCAAGCAGCGATGTATGCTGAGGTGTTGAAGGAAAAGGATATTAATCCGGTAAAAGATGAACTGGAGAAAATCGTTCCGATGAAGGCTGCGTTCGACAAGAATTATGCGAAGCGTCTGACTGGTGACAATGTGAAGGATTGCAAGACCCGTTGGGAGATGGTAGAAGCTCTCCGTCAAGATATCCGTGACTTCAAGGAGAAGAACGGTTGTGCCCGTATCGTTGTAATCTGGGCTGCTTCTACAGAAATCTATGTACCAGTAGATGAGAAGATTCATGGCACATTGGCTGCTTTGGAAGAGGCGATGAAGGCTGACGACCGTGAGCATGTTGCTCCATCTATGTGCTATGCTTATGCTGCCTTGACAGAGGGTGCTCCTTTTATCATGGGTGCTCCTAATACAACTGTGGATATTCCTGCTATGTGGGAATTGGCAGAGAAGACCAAGATGCCTATTGCCGGTAAGGATTTCAAAACTGGTCAGACTTTGGTAAAGAGTGGATTTGCTCCTATGATCGGTGCTCGTTGCCTTGGTTTGAGCGGATGGTTCTCAACTAATATTCTTGGCAACCGTGATGGACTTGTACTGGATGAGCCTGCAAACTTCCACACCAAGGAGGTAAGTAAACTTTCTACTCTCGAAACCATCTTGAAGCCAGACGTACAGCCAGATCTCTATGGTCATGGTAACGATGAAGATACTCAGTATTATCACAAAGTACGTATCAATTATTATCCACCACGCAATGACAACAAGGAAGGCTGGGATAATATCGATATCTTCGGTTGGATGGGCTATCCTATGCAGATCAAGATCAACTTCCTTTGCCGTGACTCAATTCTTGCAGCACCATTGTTGCTCGACCTTACCCTGTTGAGTGACCTTGCTGCCCGTGCTGGCCGTTATGGTATCCAGCGTTTCTTGAGCTTCTTCCTCAAGGCTCCTATGCATGATTATACACAAGGTGAGGAGGCAGTCAACAATCTGTATCAGCAATATACCATGCTCAAGAATGCTATCCGCGAGATGGGCGGCTATGAAGCAGACGAAGAGATTGATTAA
- a CDS encoding aspartate aminotransferase family protein codes for MKLYDVYPLFDINIVKGQGCKVWDDKGQEYLDLYGGHAVISIGHCHPHYVEMLTNQLNNLGFYSNSVINKLQVKLAERLGKISGYEDYQYFLINSGAEANENALKLASFTNGRTRVLSLEKAFHGRTSLAVEVTNNPKIIAPINDNGHVTYLPINDLEAWEKELAKGDVCACIIEAIQGVGGCNMVTPEFAQGLQAACKKYGTFLICDEIQCGYGRSGKFFAHQWLGIKPDLITVAKGIGNGFPMGGVLISPEFTPVYGQLGTTFGGNHLACTAALAVLDVFEKENLVENAHEVGEYLIAQLKELQKRNSHITEVRGRGLMVGAVLDIPHKEVRSKLIHEQHCFTGCAGTNILRILPPLVLTKENVDDFIGRLETVLKEV; via the coding sequence ATGAAACTTTACGACGTATATCCTCTTTTCGATATTAATATTGTAAAAGGACAGGGCTGCAAGGTATGGGACGATAAGGGTCAGGAATATCTCGACCTCTATGGCGGTCATGCCGTTATCAGCATCGGTCATTGCCATCCTCACTATGTGGAGATGCTCACCAACCAGTTGAACAACCTGGGTTTCTATTCCAACTCTGTCATCAACAAGTTGCAGGTGAAACTCGCTGAGCGTCTGGGCAAGATAAGCGGTTATGAAGATTATCAGTACTTCCTCATCAACTCTGGGGCCGAGGCAAATGAGAATGCCTTGAAGCTGGCTTCATTCACCAACGGAAGAACCCGCGTACTCTCTTTAGAAAAGGCTTTCCACGGCAGAACATCCCTTGCCGTAGAGGTAACAAATAATCCTAAGATCATCGCTCCTATCAATGATAATGGTCACGTAACCTATCTTCCTATCAACGATCTGGAGGCTTGGGAGAAGGAACTTGCCAAGGGTGATGTATGTGCTTGTATCATTGAGGCGATCCAGGGCGTAGGTGGCTGCAACATGGTAACTCCTGAGTTTGCTCAGGGCTTGCAGGCAGCCTGCAAGAAATACGGCACCTTCCTGATTTGCGATGAAATCCAGTGCGGTTATGGCAGAAGCGGTAAGTTCTTCGCTCACCAGTGGTTGGGCATCAAGCCTGATCTCATCACCGTAGCCAAGGGTATCGGTAACGGTTTCCCTATGGGTGGCGTGTTGATTTCTCCAGAGTTTACTCCTGTATATGGTCAGTTGGGTACAACTTTCGGTGGCAACCACCTGGCATGTACTGCCGCTCTCGCCGTTCTCGATGTCTTCGAGAAGGAGAACCTGGTAGAAAATGCGCATGAAGTTGGTGAATATCTCATCGCCCAGTTGAAAGAATTGCAGAAGCGCAACAGTCACATCACAGAGGTTCGTGGCCGTGGTTTGATGGTAGGCGCCGTACTCGACATTCCTCACAAGGAAGTTCGCAGCAAGCTCATCCACGAGCAGCACTGCTTCACCGGTTGCGCCGGCACCAACATTCTCCGTATCCTCCCTCCATTGGTATTGACCAAGGAGAATGTGGATGACTTCATCGGAAGATTGGAAACCGTATTGAAGGAAGTTTAA
- a CDS encoding argininosuccinate synthase, translating to MANKKVVVAFSGGLDTSYTVMKLTQDGWDVYAACANTGGFSAEQLKTNEENAYKLGAKAYVTLDVTHEYYEKSLKYMIFGNVLRNNCYPISVSSERIFQAIAIARYAKEIGADAIAHGSTGAGNDQIRFDMTFLVMAPGVEIITLTRDKALSRKEEVDYLNEHGFYADFTKLKYSYNVGIWGTSICGGEILDPTQGLPEEAYLKHVTAKEEEAELKITFEKGEIVAVNGEKFDNKIAAIQKIEEIGASYAIGRDCNVGDTIIGIKGRVGFEAAAPKLIIEAHRLLEKSTLSKWQQYWKDQVGNWYGMFLHESQYLEPVMPDIEAMLTSSQRNVNGTAILKLRPYSFQTVGIDSPDDLTKSKLGEYGEMQHGWTAEDAKGFIKVSSTPLRVYYGMHPNEER from the coding sequence ATGGCAAATAAGAAAGTTGTAGTCGCTTTTAGCGGCGGTCTCGATACATCATACACAGTAATGAAGTTGACCCAGGATGGCTGGGATGTTTATGCAGCATGCGCTAACACAGGTGGTTTCTCTGCCGAGCAGTTGAAGACCAACGAGGAGAACGCATATAAGTTGGGTGCCAAGGCATACGTCACTCTCGACGTTACCCACGAGTATTACGAGAAATCATTGAAATACATGATTTTCGGTAATGTGCTCCGCAACAACTGCTACCCTATCTCTGTATCTTCTGAGCGTATCTTCCAGGCTATCGCCATCGCTCGTTATGCCAAGGAGATTGGTGCTGATGCCATCGCTCACGGAAGTACAGGTGCCGGTAACGACCAGATTCGTTTCGACATGACCTTCCTGGTAATGGCTCCTGGTGTAGAGATCATCACATTGACTCGTGACAAGGCGCTTTCTCGTAAGGAGGAGGTTGACTACCTGAACGAGCACGGTTTCTATGCAGACTTCACCAAGTTGAAGTATTCTTATAACGTAGGTATCTGGGGAACCAGTATCTGCGGTGGTGAGATTCTCGACCCAACCCAGGGTCTCCCTGAAGAGGCTTATCTGAAGCACGTTACTGCCAAGGAAGAAGAGGCTGAACTGAAGATTACCTTCGAGAAGGGTGAGATCGTGGCTGTCAACGGCGAGAAGTTTGATAATAAGATTGCAGCCATCCAGAAGATTGAGGAGATTGGTGCATCTTACGCCATCGGTCGCGACTGCAACGTGGGTGACACCATCATCGGTATCAAGGGTCGTGTAGGTTTCGAGGCTGCCGCTCCTAAGCTCATCATCGAGGCACACCGCCTGTTGGAGAAGAGCACATTGAGCAAGTGGCAGCAGTATTGGAAGGACCAGGTTGGCAACTGGTACGGAATGTTCCTCCACGAGAGCCAGTACCTGGAACCTGTGATGCCGGATATCGAGGCAATGCTGACTTCTTCTCAGCGCAACGTCAACGGTACTGCTATCCTGAAGCTTCGTCCATACAGTTTCCAGACTGTAGGTATCGATTCACCAGACGATTTGACCAAGTCTAAGCTCGGTGAGTATGGTGAGATGCAGCATGGTTGGACAGCCGAGGATGCGAAGGGCTTCATCAAGGTAAGCTCTACCCCACTCCGTGTTTATTATGGTATGCACCCTAACGAGGAAAGATAA
- the argR gene encoding arginine repressor, with product MKVKNSRMETLKMLISSQELSSQEEVLKALSKEGYKLTQATLSRDLKQLKVAKAASMNGKYVYVLPNETMYKRVSNPRSLKEMMMTPGFLSINFSGNMIVIKTRPGYASSIAYNIDNHDIPEILGTIAGDDTIFLVKKEDASEEALLKSLANAIPELK from the coding sequence ATGAAGGTAAAGAATAGTAGAATGGAAACCCTGAAGATGCTTATCTCAAGTCAAGAGTTAAGTTCACAGGAAGAAGTTTTGAAGGCCTTGTCAAAAGAAGGTTATAAGCTTACGCAAGCCACTTTAAGCCGCGACTTGAAACAACTGAAAGTTGCCAAAGCCGCCTCTATGAATGGTAAATATGTATATGTACTCCCTAATGAAACCATGTACAAGCGAGTTTCCAATCCTCGTTCGCTCAAAGAAATGATGATGACCCCTGGATTTCTATCCATCAACTTTTCTGGAAACATGATTGTCATCAAGACTCGTCCGGGTTATGCCAGCAGTATTGCATATAACATTGACAATCATGACATTCCTGAAATCTTGGGTACAATTGCTGGAGATGACACGATTTTCCTGGTAAAGAAAGAAGATGCTTCTGAGGAAGCACTCCTGAAATCACTCGCAAATGCCATTCCAGAACTGAAGTAA
- a CDS encoding putative toxin-antitoxin system toxin component, PIN family, which yields MEKIVLDTNSLIQCISSRSPYRKIWDSFFDGTNLLCVTTSILNEYEEILNFLTNEDTAKYIIDAIVSSPYTRFVNVYFDFNLIQKDPDDNKFVDCAITAGARYIVTEDHHYDVLKWKDFPGLDIIGLDDFLAHLKNNPNL from the coding sequence ATGGAAAAAATAGTACTCGATACTAATAGCCTCATACAGTGTATATCGTCAAGGAGTCCTTATCGTAAAATTTGGGACAGTTTCTTTGACGGTACTAATCTCTTGTGTGTTACAACTTCCATACTGAATGAATACGAGGAAATTCTCAATTTTCTGACAAATGAAGATACAGCAAAGTATATCATAGATGCAATCGTAAGTAGTCCATATACAAGGTTTGTCAATGTCTATTTTGATTTTAACCTAATCCAAAAAGATCCAGATGACAATAAGTTTGTGGACTGCGCTATAACAGCTGGTGCCAGGTATATAGTAACAGAGGATCATCATTATGATGTCTTGAAGTGGAAGGATTTTCCAGGACTTGACATTATTGGATTAGATGATTTCTTGGCTCATCTAAAGAATAATCCCAATCTGTGA